GCTGGAAAGCAAGCCGCTGGCCGCCGCCTCGGTCGCGGTGTCGGATCTGGCGTCGCACCTCAACGGCAACGGCCGGCTCGCCGACGCCGTCGGCCGGTCGGCCACCGTGCTGGTCGAGACGCTCGTCGAGCACAGCGACGAACGCCTGCTGCTCGGCGGCACCGCGAACCTGACCCGCAACACCGCCGACTTCGGCGGCTCGCTGCGGTCGGTGCTCGAGGCGCTCGAGGAGCAGGTGGTCGTGCTGCGGTTGCTGGCCGCGCAGCAGGAAGCCGGCAAGGTCACGGTGCGCATCGGCCACGAGACGGAGGCCGAGGAGATGGCGGGCACCTCGGTGGTCACCACCGCGTACGGCAGTTCGGGCAAGGTCTACGGCGGCATGGGGGTGCTCGGTCCCACCCGGATGGACTATCCGGGAACTATCGCTAATGTCGCTGCGGTTGCTCTTTATATCGGGGAAGTCTTAGGCGGCCGATGAACGCCAGTGAAGAGGCTAATTAGGTTCAGCCGGTAGCACCGGCTCGAGAAGAACAGCCGGTCACACCGGCTCATGTGAAAGGTCAGGCAAGTCAGCGTGGCACGCGACTATTACGGGCTGCTCGGAGTGAGCAAGGGCGCCTCCGACTCGGAGATCAAGCGCGCCTATCGCAAGTTGGCGCGCGAACTGCACCCGGACGTCAATCCCGACGAGGAGGCGCAGGCCCGCTTCAAGGAGATCAGCGTCGCCTACGAGGTGCTCAGCGACCCGGAGAAGCGCCGCATCGTCGATCTCGGCGGTGACCCGATGGAATCGGCGGCCTCGGCGGCCGGCAACGGGTTCTCCGGTTTCGGCGGGCTCGGCGACGTCTTCGAGGCGTTCTTCGGCGGCGGCACCACCACGCGCGGCCCGATCGGCCGGGTCCGGCCGGGGTCGGACTCGCTGCTGCGGATGCGGCTGAACCTCGAGGACTGCGCCACCGGCGTGACCAAGCAGGTCACCGTCGACACCGCGGTGTTGTGCGACCTCTGCCACGGCAAGGGCACGCACGGAAACTCCAGCCCGGTCGCGTGCGACACCTGCGGCGGGCGCGGCGAGGTCCAGACCGTGCAACGGTCGTTGCTGGGCCAGGTCATGACGTCGCGGCCGTGCCCGGTGTGCGGCGGCGTCGGCGAGGTCATCCCCGATCCGTGCCACCGCTGCGGCGGC
The window above is part of the Mycolicibacterium rutilum genome. Proteins encoded here:
- the dnaJ gene encoding molecular chaperone DnaJ gives rise to the protein MARDYYGLLGVSKGASDSEIKRAYRKLARELHPDVNPDEEAQARFKEISVAYEVLSDPEKRRIVDLGGDPMESAASAAGNGFSGFGGLGDVFEAFFGGGTTTRGPIGRVRPGSDSLLRMRLNLEDCATGVTKQVTVDTAVLCDLCHGKGTHGNSSPVACDTCGGRGEVQTVQRSLLGQVMTSRPCPVCGGVGEVIPDPCHRCGGDGRVRARREISVKIPAGVGDGMRVRLAAQGEVGPGGGPAGDLYVEVHEQPHDTFVRDGDDLHFTISVPMVDAALGTTVSVDAILDGPTEISIPSGTQPGAVISLRGHGMPHLRSGVRGDLHAHIDVVVPTRLDHEDIELLTKLKDKRSRDTSEVRSTATNHSGGGLFSRLRETFSGR